One region of Lebetimonas natsushimae genomic DNA includes:
- a CDS encoding DUF3373 family protein, which produces MKKILLSASVVAGLFAQPTVEQLQKQIELLQQQLNQLKASQQKVEKKVEEQNSRYYKKVSPVVANSHLFWGFDLRTAFDYINKETTKGYIYGVDPMTMKVNVTGKPADEKHHIGQVLQNRVILTGVYKPADNLKATVRVEANKVFGGNSINGMNQPFQNYDWIANETPDDAYIRIKEAFFNYYFGPDNGLMFSAGRRPATQGFPANLVDEDSANSPLGHLINMEFDGFSFEIGNPLFAKLSDKFADWGTWMKFCLGRGYTDTTGKWSMSNENPDYTKTGTRHADFGGFLLIPYDDGQYSLKTETVWAFNLQGFEMQVPNYEMAKNQFNQALAYNMDLTGTSVPAKMDTLGNYFGENVVFAAQGIGDGISDFLDNTTAFASWALSQTRPKSGKRMLGSTQKKTGHSFWIGADMPGFGDNDRFGVSYVYGSKYWRSFTYGEDTLAGSIAAVRGHAYDVYYNHEIIPHLTAQLRYTYIDYAHPGSDAFFGDMGDPDLTAFSYVKKAQDIRAYIRYNF; this is translated from the coding sequence ATGAAAAAAATTTTACTTTCAGCTTCAGTTGTAGCAGGATTATTTGCACAACCAACTGTTGAACAGTTACAAAAACAAATCGAACTTTTACAACAACAATTAAATCAACTTAAAGCAAGTCAACAAAAAGTTGAAAAAAAAGTTGAAGAGCAAAACAGCAGATATTATAAAAAAGTATCTCCAGTTGTTGCAAACTCTCATTTATTCTGGGGATTTGATTTAAGAACTGCTTTCGATTACATTAACAAAGAAACTACAAAAGGTTATATATACGGTGTTGATCCTATGACAATGAAAGTTAATGTAACTGGTAAACCAGCAGATGAAAAACATCATATTGGTCAGGTTTTACAAAACAGAGTTATACTAACAGGTGTATATAAACCTGCAGACAATTTAAAAGCAACTGTAAGGGTTGAAGCCAATAAAGTATTTGGTGGAAATAGTATTAATGGAATGAATCAACCATTTCAAAATTATGACTGGATAGCAAATGAAACTCCAGATGATGCATATATAAGAATTAAAGAAGCTTTCTTTAACTATTATTTCGGACCGGACAACGGATTAATGTTCAGTGCAGGTAGAAGACCGGCAACTCAGGGATTCCCAGCTAATTTGGTTGATGAAGACTCTGCAAACAGCCCTCTTGGACACTTAATCAACATGGAATTTGACGGATTCAGTTTTGAAATTGGAAATCCTTTATTTGCAAAACTTTCAGACAAATTCGCTGACTGGGGAACTTGGATGAAATTCTGCTTAGGTAGAGGATATACTGATACTACTGGAAAATGGTCAATGAGTAACGAAAATCCTGATTATACTAAAACAGGTACAAGACATGCAGATTTTGGAGGATTTTTATTAATTCCTTATGATGACGGACAATATTCATTAAAAACAGAAACTGTCTGGGCATTTAACCTACAAGGTTTTGAAATGCAAGTTCCAAATTATGAAATGGCTAAAAACCAATTTAATCAAGCTCTTGCATATAATATGGATTTAACTGGAACTTCCGTACCAGCAAAAATGGATACATTAGGAAATTATTTTGGTGAAAATGTTGTATTTGCAGCTCAGGGAATCGGTGATGGAATAAGTGATTTTCTTGATAATACTACAGCATTTGCTTCATGGGCATTATCTCAAACAAGACCTAAATCTGGAAAAAGAATGCTCGGTTCTACTCAGAAAAAAACAGGTCACAGTTTCTGGATAGGTGCTGATATGCCAGGATTTGGAGATAACGACAGATTTGGAGTATCTTATGTTTATGGAAGCAAATACTGGAGAAGTTTCACTTACGGAGAAGATACACTAGCTGGAAGCATTGCGGCAGTTAGAGGTCATGCTTATGATGTATATTATAATCATGAAATCATTCCTCATTTAACAGCTCAATTAAGATATACATATATTGATTATGCACATCCAGGAAGTGATGCATTCTTTGGAGATATGGGTGATCCAGATTTAACAGCATTCAGTTATGTTAAAAAAGCTCAAGACATAAGAGCATATATCAGATATAACTTTTAA
- a CDS encoding RluA family pseudouridine synthase, with amino-acid sequence MKEKAYILLAKQENISNRKAKELIDRGLVYARDKKVKIARGLMPVNTRFKIIKLPDIRKIYEDENILVVDKPPFIVSEEIAQKFKLPLLHRLDKETSGILLLVKNDEFKRRAIKEFKNKNVYKEYIAWVEGIVAEPEIIDLPIEIKKTKSGAFAKISPKGEEAVTEIEPILAFRTKSKIKAVIHTGRTHQIRAHLKAIDHPIIGDIKYGGREYNRVMLHHHKFKIFDYEFISPEPKDFKMQEEKGR; translated from the coding sequence TTGAAAGAAAAAGCATATATTCTGCTTGCAAAACAGGAGAACATTTCTAATAGAAAAGCAAAAGAATTAATAGATAGAGGTTTGGTTTACGCAAGAGATAAAAAGGTAAAAATAGCAAGAGGTTTAATGCCTGTTAATACAAGATTTAAAATTATAAAACTTCCGGATATAAGAAAAATTTATGAGGATGAAAATATTTTAGTGGTGGATAAACCTCCCTTTATTGTAAGTGAAGAAATTGCCCAAAAATTTAAACTGCCTCTGCTTCACAGACTTGATAAGGAAACAAGCGGTATTTTACTGCTTGTCAAAAACGATGAATTCAAAAGAAGGGCAATTAAAGAATTTAAAAACAAAAATGTATATAAGGAATATATTGCCTGGGTTGAAGGAATTGTAGCTGAACCTGAAATTATTGATTTGCCAATTGAAATTAAAAAAACAAAAAGTGGCGCTTTTGCTAAAATTTCACCAAAAGGTGAAGAAGCTGTAACTGAGATTGAGCCGATTTTGGCTTTTAGGACAAAGTCAAAAATAAAAGCTGTTATCCATACAGGCAGGACCCATCAGATAAGAGCTCATTTAAAAGCGATAGACCATCCGATTATCGGTGATATTAAATACGGCGGAAGAGAATATAACAGGGTGATGCTGCACCATCATAAATTTAAAATATTTGATTATGAGTTTATTTCGCCTGAACCAAAAGACTTTAAAATGCAAGAAGAGAAAGGGAGATAA
- the ffh gene encoding signal recognition particle protein has translation MFGKISEGFRNAINKIKLKDDEKSLKKALDELKKNLLKADVHFKTVKELIKKVEVETKRKGIGKANFLMALEDALSEILKAPGNFGFIFSTKPPTVVMMTGLQGSGKTTTTAKLAYYLKTFKKKKVLMVAADLQRLAAVEQLKQLAEANGLDIYYDENAKDAVEIAKKGVEFAKEKFYDVVLIDTAGRLAIDEELMNELVRMKEAVKPDEIFYVADSLTGKDAINTAKTFNEKLDITGVILTKYDGDSKGGVALSIAHQVGKPLRFLGTGEKIADLEVFIPDRIVSRLLGAGDIESLVEKTNAIIDEKEAKKISKKIRKGEFNYEDFIKQLEQIKKLGSMKNLLSMIPGMGGMLKQLGDIDLENSDEIKKIKAMVASMTPKERTNPKLLKESASRRRRIAQGAGLSVQEVNRINKQFQNAAKMAKKFAGKKIPNMNEIMNMAKGLNFPK, from the coding sequence ATGTTTGGAAAAATAAGTGAAGGTTTTAGAAATGCCATTAATAAAATTAAATTAAAAGATGACGAAAAATCGCTTAAAAAAGCATTGGATGAACTTAAAAAAAATCTTTTAAAAGCGGATGTTCATTTTAAAACAGTAAAGGAACTTATTAAAAAAGTTGAAGTTGAGACTAAAAGAAAAGGTATAGGAAAAGCCAATTTTTTAATGGCACTTGAAGATGCCCTGAGCGAAATCCTAAAAGCTCCGGGTAATTTTGGATTTATATTTTCAACCAAACCTCCAACCGTTGTAATGATGACAGGGCTTCAGGGTAGCGGGAAAACAACAACCACTGCAAAACTTGCATATTATCTTAAAACTTTTAAAAAGAAAAAAGTTTTAATGGTGGCGGCAGACTTACAAAGACTTGCGGCGGTAGAACAGTTAAAACAGCTGGCCGAAGCTAACGGGCTTGATATATATTATGATGAAAATGCAAAAGACGCTGTTGAGATTGCCAAAAAAGGTGTAGAATTTGCAAAAGAAAAATTTTATGATGTGGTGCTTATAGATACAGCAGGGCGTCTTGCTATTGATGAAGAGCTTATGAATGAACTTGTCAGAATGAAAGAGGCTGTAAAACCAGATGAAATATTTTATGTAGCGGATTCTCTTACAGGTAAAGATGCAATCAATACTGCCAAAACATTTAATGAAAAACTTGATATTACAGGGGTTATTTTAACCAAATATGACGGTGATTCAAAAGGCGGGGTGGCATTAAGCATTGCCCATCAGGTAGGTAAACCTTTGAGATTCCTTGGAACAGGTGAAAAAATTGCAGATCTTGAAGTGTTTATTCCCGATAGAATTGTAAGCAGGCTTCTTGGAGCGGGGGATATTGAAAGTCTTGTAGAGAAGACAAATGCAATTATTGATGAAAAAGAGGCTAAAAAAATATCAAAAAAAATCAGAAAAGGTGAATTTAATTACGAGGATTTTATAAAACAGCTTGAACAGATTAAAAAACTAGGAAGCATGAAAAATCTTCTTTCAATGATTCCCGGAATGGGAGGAATGCTAAAACAGCTTGGAGATATTGACCTTGAAAATTCTGATGAAATTAAAAAAATAAAAGCAATGGTTGCTTCCATGACACCAAAAGAGAGAACTAATCCAAAACTTTTAAAAGAGAGTGCAAGCAGGAGAAGAAGAATAGCACAGGGTGCAGGGCTTAGTGTCCAGGAAGTTAACAGAATTAATAAACAGTTCCAAAATGCGGCAAAAATGGCCAAAAAATTTGCAGGTAAAAAAATTCCAAATATGAATGAAATTATGAATATGGCAAAAGGCTTGAATTTTCCAAAATAA
- the rpsP gene encoding 30S ribosomal protein S16 — translation MVKIRLARFGRKKRPFYRIVVTDSRKRRDSGFKEIVGYYNPLTEPSTIKMDLDRVNYWLSVGAKMSERVAKLKKIAEEQA, via the coding sequence GTGGTAAAAATCAGACTTGCAAGATTTGGTAGAAAAAAAAGACCTTTTTATAGAATAGTTGTAACAGATTCAAGAAAAAGAAGAGATTCTGGATTTAAAGAAATAGTTGGATATTATAATCCTTTAACAGAACCATCAACAATTAAAATGGATCTAGACAGAGTAAATTACTGGTTAAGTGTTGGTGCAAAAATGAGTGAAAGAGTTGCTAAACTTAAAAAAATAGCTGAAGAACAAGCTTAA
- a CDS encoding KH domain-containing protein codes for MVESFVREYAKLLAFEPDVIKSEIVPHSDFDEIIIYAKKADVGRIIGKDGAMVRAIKTVISGCRAKEDKNYKITVKAYENTNS; via the coding sequence ATGGTAGAATCTTTCGTAAGAGAATATGCGAAACTTTTAGCATTTGAACCTGATGTAATTAAAAGTGAAATTGTACCGCATAGTGATTTTGATGAGATTATAATTTATGCAAAAAAAGCTGATGTTGGAAGAATTATAGGAAAAGACGGGGCAATGGTTAGGGCCATTAAAACCGTCATCAGCGGTTGCAGGGCAAAAGAAGATAAAAATTATAAAATTACAGTAAAAGCTTATGAAAATACCAATAGCTAA
- the rimM gene encoding ribosome maturation factor RimM (Essential for efficient processing of 16S rRNA) — translation MKIPIAKIGKTYGVKGWQKLHLLTDFPEQFKAGVTFESDKITLTIEKIDLKRNLVKFKGYDTPEDAKKLTNRMLYSTTEKTKQEIKLKDDEYFWFDIIGCDVFENEKLKMENGKFVESEEENQIFLGKVIDIERVDVDYLVIKTNDELVKQGFPKRFLIDFKRNVDKVDIESKKIYAKGAIELLESLK, via the coding sequence ATGAAAATACCAATAGCTAAAATTGGTAAAACTTACGGAGTTAAGGGGTGGCAAAAACTTCACCTCTTAACCGATTTTCCAGAACAATTTAAAGCAGGTGTCACTTTTGAATCTGATAAAATCACTCTCACAATTGAAAAAATTGATTTAAAAAGAAATTTAGTTAAATTTAAAGGTTACGATACCCCAGAAGATGCTAAAAAACTTACAAACAGAATGCTTTATTCCACAACTGAAAAAACAAAACAAGAAATAAAACTTAAAGATGATGAATATTTTTGGTTTGATATAATCGGTTGTGATGTTTTTGAAAATGAAAAATTGAAAATGGAAAATGGAAAATTTGTCGAAAGTGAAGAAGAAAATCAAATTTTTTTAGGAAAAGTAATTGATATTGAAAGAGTGGATGTTGATTATTTAGTGATTAAAACCAATGACGAACTAGTAAAACAAGGATTTCCTAAAAGATTTTTGATTGATTTTAAAAGAAATGTGGATAAAGTAGATATTGAAAGTAAAAAAATTTATGCAAAAGGTGCAATAGAGCTTCTTGAAAGTCTCAAATGA
- the trmD gene encoding tRNA (guanosine(37)-N1)-methyltransferase TrmD: MKLIFVTLFPNLIKPYFEDSILKRAMDKNLFEIEFVNFRNFAENKHLHVDTTPAGGGAGMVIDNVALRNALNSLREKYPSSRTIFLTPVGKVYNQKDAMRLAKEEVLILVSGRYEGFDERLIEDFADEVISIGDFILTGGELGSLIIADSILRNIEGILGNSESLKEESFNNNLLEAPQFSKTGEIPSILKSGNHKKIEQWKKETSILKTKFHRPDLLIIENLKLKNKS, from the coding sequence ATGAAACTAATTTTCGTTACTCTATTTCCGAACCTTATAAAACCTTATTTTGAAGATTCTATTTTAAAAAGGGCAATGGATAAAAATCTTTTTGAAATAGAATTTGTAAATTTTAGAAATTTTGCTGAAAATAAACATCTTCATGTTGATACTACTCCGGCTGGCGGAGGTGCCGGAATGGTTATTGATAATGTAGCACTTCGGAATGCCCTAAATTCTTTAAGAGAGAAATATCCGAGTTCTCGTACTATTTTTTTAACTCCTGTTGGAAAAGTTTATAATCAAAAAGATGCCATGCGTCTGGCAAAAGAAGAAGTTTTAATTTTAGTTTCAGGCAGATATGAAGGATTTGATGAAAGACTGATTGAAGATTTTGCAGATGAAGTAATAAGCATAGGTGATTTTATATTAACGGGGGGAGAGCTTGGAAGTTTAATTATCGCTGACAGTATTTTAAGAAATATTGAAGGAATTTTGGGTAATAGTGAAAGTTTAAAAGAAGAGAGTTTTAATAATAATCTGCTTGAAGCTCCTCAATTTTCAAAAACAGGGGAAATTCCATCAATTCTCAAAAGTGGAAATCATAAAAAAATAGAGCAGTGGAAAAAAGAAACCTCAATTTTAAAAACTAAGTTTCATAGACCTGATTTATTAATAATAGAAAATTTAAAGTTAAAAAATAAAAGTTAA
- the rplS gene encoding 50S ribosomal protein L19, giving the protein MRNRYIEAFEAKQIEGKNYPEFRPGDTVRVAVEIKEGDKKRIQNFEGVVIAIKGTGAGKTFTVRKIGANNIGVERIFPFYSESIAGIEVVRKGKVRRAKLYYLRGKTGKKARIKERRD; this is encoded by the coding sequence ATGAGAAACAGATACATCGAAGCATTTGAAGCTAAACAAATTGAAGGAAAAAATTATCCTGAATTCAGACCGGGAGATACTGTAAGAGTAGCGGTTGAAATTAAAGAAGGGGATAAAAAAAGAATCCAAAATTTTGAAGGTGTAGTTATTGCAATTAAAGGTACTGGTGCTGGTAAAACATTTACTGTAAGAAAAATCGGTGCAAATAATATTGGAGTGGAAAGAATTTTCCCATTTTACAGTGAAAGTATTGCTGGAATTGAAGTAGTTAGAAAAGGTAAAGTAAGAAGAGCCAAACTTTACTATTTAAGAGGAAAAACTGGTAAAAAAGCTAGAATTAAAGAAAGAAGAGATTAA
- the purN gene encoding phosphoribosylglycinamide formyltransferase, with amino-acid sequence MKKVVVFFGKGGSNFLNLIKKENNYKVIAGVTNRADSEVFKEKNLPPILISSDFNEILDHLKKLKPDLIVLAGFMKIVPPFIINEFKGKIINLHPSILPDFKGLHAAEKSFEAKKACGITIHYATEALDNGDIILQYHINPNKFKNFEEYYKELKKAEWTFLPDVVERINL; translated from the coding sequence ATGAAAAAAGTAGTAGTGTTTTTTGGAAAAGGCGGAAGTAATTTTTTAAATCTGATAAAAAAAGAAAATAATTATAAAGTGATTGCAGGAGTTACAAACAGGGCTGATTCTGAAGTTTTTAAAGAAAAAAATCTGCCTCCTATTTTAATAAGCAGTGATTTTAATGAAATATTAGACCATTTAAAAAAATTAAAGCCTGATTTAATAGTTTTAGCCGGATTTATGAAAATAGTGCCTCCATTTATAATAAACGAATTTAAAGGCAAAATTATAAATTTACACCCAAGCATATTGCCTGATTTTAAAGGGTTACATGCCGCAGAAAAATCTTTTGAAGCAAAAAAAGCATGTGGAATCACTATACATTATGCCACAGAAGCACTTGACAACGGTGATATTATTTTACAATATCATATAAATCCGAATAAATTTAAAAATTTTGAAGAATATTATAAAGAATTAAAAAAAGCCGAATGGACTTTTTTACCCGATGTGGTTGAAAGAATTAATCTTTAA
- a CDS encoding thioredoxin family protein translates to MKKFLLLFILLINLFAFNWYGNIHWIKSYNIAQKLAKKNHKLMLIEIAGIKCPPSKYLSKYVYSDKKISEFINKNFIPVFYFIQQNSIPKNIKKHFNGVTPTIIFFKPNGKAFYILTGARNKNEFLKVLKTMIKQYNKKFKEASINSPKPIWLQIPKNKGKE, encoded by the coding sequence ATGAAAAAATTTTTACTTCTATTTATTCTACTGATTAATCTATTTGCATTTAATTGGTATGGAAATATTCACTGGATTAAATCATATAATATCGCACAAAAGTTAGCCAAAAAAAATCATAAATTAATGTTAATAGAAATAGCGGGTATTAAATGTCCCCCTTCAAAATATTTGTCTAAATACGTATATTCGGACAAAAAAATTTCTGAGTTTATAAACAAAAATTTTATACCTGTTTTTTATTTTATTCAACAAAATTCTATTCCCAAGAATATAAAAAAACATTTTAATGGAGTAACTCCTACAATAATTTTCTTTAAACCCAATGGAAAAGCATTTTACATTTTAACTGGGGCAAGAAATAAAAATGAATTTTTAAAAGTACTAAAAACCATGATTAAACAATATAATAAAAAATTCAAAGAAGCATCTATTAATTCACCAAAACCAATTTGGCTTCAAATTCCTAAAAACAAAGGAAAAGAATGA
- the murD gene encoding UDP-N-acetylmuramoyl-L-alanine--D-glutamate ligase: protein MKSLFGYGLTTKAIAKSGDWEIYDDNFKETAFDKYGNILLPSRCFDENKSTLEITSPGIPPYHPLIKKAKNLISEFDYFYETAPFQIWVTGTNGKTTTTEMTHFLLENSDIGGNIGIPLANMDKNKKFWVIEASSFQLHYTRYAKPNIFIVLPIKEDHISWHGNFENYVNAKLSPLKRMSERDIVIMPKEFDTQTKAFKILYENEEDLISYFGFKEFEFQTPFLLDEIMAKAVYYILYFKEAGLKNFKIDPHKLEEFKDSKNRIWVDDSKATNIDATRNALKRYKNKKIHLIIGGDDKGQNFEELFEFMQKLDIELFIIGEKRDLFINLAKKYKIPFDDVKTLKNAVNLINKKHNLNSIALLSPACASFDQFKNYKDRGEIFKNLIENGE, encoded by the coding sequence ATGAAATCACTTTTTGGATACGGCTTAACCACAAAAGCAATTGCAAAAAGCGGAGACTGGGAAATATATGATGATAATTTCAAAGAAACCGCTTTTGATAAATACGGAAATATCCTGCTCCCAAGCCGCTGCTTTGATGAAAATAAAAGCACGCTTGAAATAACATCTCCAGGAATTCCACCTTATCATCCGCTGATAAAAAAAGCAAAAAACTTAATCAGCGAATTTGACTATTTTTATGAAACTGCCCCTTTTCAAATATGGGTTACAGGTACCAACGGAAAAACAACCACAACTGAAATGACTCATTTTCTTCTGGAAAATTCTGATATCGGAGGAAATATTGGAATACCTCTTGCAAATATGGACAAAAACAAAAAATTCTGGGTAATAGAAGCCAGCAGTTTTCAACTTCATTATACAAGATATGCAAAACCGAATATTTTTATAGTTTTACCTATTAAAGAAGACCACATATCATGGCATGGAAACTTTGAAAATTATGTAAATGCAAAACTATCTCCTCTCAAAAGAATGAGTGAGAGGGATATTGTAATAATGCCAAAAGAATTTGACACTCAAACAAAAGCCTTTAAAATACTTTATGAAAATGAAGAAGATTTAATAAGTTATTTTGGATTTAAAGAATTTGAATTTCAAACTCCTTTTTTGCTTGATGAAATAATGGCAAAAGCTGTTTATTATATTCTATATTTTAAAGAAGCAGGTCTCAAAAACTTTAAAATAGACCCTCATAAATTAGAAGAATTTAAAGACTCTAAAAACAGAATTTGGGTAGATGATTCAAAAGCTACAAATATTGATGCAACAAGAAATGCACTCAAAAGATATAAAAATAAAAAAATTCATTTAATTATAGGTGGGGATGATAAAGGACAAAATTTTGAAGAATTGTTTGAATTTATGCAAAAACTCGACATTGAACTTTTCATAATCGGAGAGAAAAGAGATTTGTTTATCAATTTAGCAAAAAAATATAAAATACCTTTTGATGATGTTAAAACTTTAAAAAATGCAGTAAATTTAATAAATAAAAAACATAACTTAAATTCAATTGCCCTGCTCTCACCCGCATGTGCGAGTTTTGACCAGTTTAAAAATTATAAAGACAGAGGAGAAATTTTTAAAAATTTAATTGAAAATGGAGAATGA
- the sppA gene encoding signal peptide peptidase SppA has translation MEEKLKAELKIYKLKALKEKIVLIGVVLILLAEVLVLFMFLKKNFSFNKPITKPYVAEININKTITVKYINSLMDKMDRLKKDKNLKAFLLVFNTPGGSPSGSDEFNAYLKHLQKEKKVYAYIESMAASGGYYIISAVKPVVANKNAVVGSIGVIMPHFVIEKLAKKLGVEEDTITVGKYKEPISWFKKASPEQKKYLLNHLLLPTYNNFLQTVAKERNISVDKLKQYADGKIYIANSVKGILVDKISSLTKFKEQIKKETNATEFVKINLTKKKLPFLNVKIDTDLDDLLKGYLNQ, from the coding sequence ATGGAAGAAAAATTAAAGGCTGAACTTAAAATTTACAAATTAAAAGCACTAAAAGAAAAGATTGTATTAATCGGGGTTGTTTTAATCTTACTTGCTGAAGTGCTAGTGCTGTTTATGTTTTTGAAAAAAAATTTTTCATTCAATAAACCTATTACAAAACCTTATGTTGCCGAGATTAATATAAATAAAACAATTACCGTAAAATACATTAATTCACTTATGGATAAAATGGACAGACTCAAAAAGGATAAAAATTTAAAAGCGTTTTTACTTGTTTTCAATACCCCGGGCGGAAGTCCAAGCGGGAGTGATGAATTTAACGCATACCTTAAACATCTGCAAAAAGAAAAAAAAGTTTATGCCTATATTGAAAGTATGGCTGCAAGCGGAGGATATTACATAATCAGTGCAGTTAAACCTGTGGTGGCGAACAAAAATGCGGTTGTAGGAAGTATCGGGGTTATTATGCCTCATTTTGTTATAGAAAAACTTGCAAAAAAACTGGGGGTTGAAGAAGATACAATAACAGTTGGAAAATACAAAGAGCCCATCAGCTGGTTTAAAAAAGCCTCGCCTGAACAAAAAAAATATCTTTTAAACCATTTATTGTTACCGACGTATAATAATTTCTTACAAACAGTGGCAAAAGAGAGAAATATTTCAGTTGATAAACTAAAACAATATGCTGATGGAAAAATTTATATTGCAAACAGTGTAAAAGGTATTTTAGTAGATAAAATTTCAAGTTTAACCAAATTCAAAGAACAGATAAAAAAAGAGACAAACGCTACCGAATTTGTAAAAATAAATTTAACTAAGAAAAAACTTCCGTTTTTAAATGTGAAAATTGATACAGATTTAGATGATTTACTAAAAGGATATTTAAATCAATGA
- the mraY gene encoding phospho-N-acetylmuramoyl-pentapeptide-transferase, with amino-acid sequence MLYFLYEHFHIHLFHYLSFRSIVAFFISFFISLFAYPKFIKWAKNRATQPIYELAPQNHKAKSETPTMGGVVFILSALIAIILTVKFNNYVLITLFTLIFFMIIGIIDDWGKIKAASNHAGLTPKQKFILQWIGGFIIGGLLYFCHFDTNLYIPFYKHPILNMGIFSIFFWAFVIVGMSNAVNLTDGLDGLATVPSVFAFLTLAIFSYILGNAIYSHYLFYPFEKGVGELAVIAFSLIGSLLGFLWYNANPAEVFMGDSGSLSIGAIIGILSILTKNEILLIFIGFVFIMETLSVILQVGSYKTRKKRIFKMAPIHHHFEQKGWKETKITIRFWIIALIANIIAILSIKIR; translated from the coding sequence ATGCTATATTTTTTATATGAGCATTTTCATATTCATCTTTTCCATTATCTTTCTTTCAGAAGTATTGTGGCTTTTTTTATATCATTTTTTATTTCACTTTTTGCATATCCGAAATTTATAAAATGGGCTAAAAACAGAGCCACCCAGCCTATTTACGAGCTGGCTCCACAAAATCACAAAGCAAAATCAGAAACACCCACGATGGGAGGTGTAGTTTTTATCCTCTCAGCCCTGATTGCCATAATATTAACTGTAAAATTCAACAATTATGTATTAATAACACTATTTACATTAATATTTTTTATGATTATTGGTATAATTGATGACTGGGGGAAAATAAAGGCGGCTTCGAATCATGCGGGACTAACCCCTAAGCAAAAATTTATACTTCAATGGATCGGAGGTTTTATAATAGGGGGACTTCTTTATTTTTGCCACTTTGATACAAATTTATATATTCCTTTTTACAAACATCCGATTTTAAACATGGGTATTTTTTCAATATTTTTTTGGGCTTTTGTAATTGTGGGGATGAGCAATGCGGTAAACCTTACAGACGGACTTGACGGATTAGCTACAGTACCAAGCGTTTTTGCATTTTTAACACTCGCCATTTTTTCATATATTTTAGGAAATGCAATTTATTCACATTATCTGTTTTATCCTTTTGAAAAAGGGGTTGGCGAACTTGCTGTTATCGCTTTTAGCTTAATTGGTTCGCTTCTTGGATTTTTATGGTACAACGCAAATCCGGCTGAAGTGTTCATGGGAGATAGTGGTAGTTTAAGTATAGGGGCAATTATTGGAATTTTAAGCATTCTCACAAAAAATGAAATATTGTTAATATTCATAGGATTTGTATTTATAATGGAAACCCTCTCTGTAATCCTCCAGGTTGGGAGTTATAAAACAAGAAAAAAAAGAATTTTTAAAATGGCACCTATACATCATCATTTTGAACAAAAAGGATGGAAGGAGACAAAAATCACTATTCGTTTTTGGATAATTGCTTTAATTGCCAACATTATTGCTATACTTTCAATAAAAATCAGATAA